The Victivallis sp. Marseille-Q1083 genome has a window encoding:
- a CDS encoding Gfo/Idh/MocA family protein, which translates to MPPVKIAIVGAGSRGLDCYGGYAEKHPEEFQVVAAAEPRQNFRREIAERHHIPAERQFKDWRELAALPKLADAVIIATNDDMHREPAIAFMEKGYHILLEKPMAPSAADCRAINEAAHKYGVLFAVCHVLRYSPYFVRLRNIVQSGAIGEIVTVRHLEKVCYWHQAHSFVRGNWRNSETTSPMILAKSCHDMDIMLFLLGRKCRKVSSFGNLNYFRPEKRPAGAADRCLDCPLCDSCIYSAKTFYLRKLYSGDHYWPLNVITRDFTEQGVLNALREGPYGRCVFACDNNVVDNQVVCMDFEGDVSASFTMTAFTPDGGRETEFMGTHGRVYGDGRYITVQRFGAEETVTYDTEVAGGMFSGGHGGGDQAMMHEFYEAITANDPSLLCSGPDISLMGHLMAFAAEESRITGKTITLS; encoded by the coding sequence ATGCCTCCAGTGAAAATTGCGATTGTCGGAGCCGGCTCACGCGGGTTGGACTGCTACGGCGGATATGCCGAAAAACATCCGGAAGAATTTCAGGTGGTGGCGGCGGCGGAGCCGCGCCAGAATTTCCGCCGTGAAATTGCCGAGCGGCATCATATTCCCGCCGAACGGCAATTCAAGGATTGGCGCGAACTGGCCGCGTTGCCGAAACTGGCCGACGCGGTGATCATCGCCACCAATGACGATATGCACCGTGAACCGGCGATCGCCTTCATGGAAAAAGGGTATCATATTCTGCTGGAAAAGCCGATGGCGCCGAGTGCCGCCGATTGCCGGGCGATCAACGAAGCCGCCCACAAGTACGGCGTCCTCTTCGCGGTCTGCCATGTGTTGCGCTATTCGCCGTATTTTGTCCGGCTGCGCAATATTGTTCAGAGCGGTGCGATCGGTGAAATCGTCACCGTGCGGCATCTCGAAAAGGTGTGCTACTGGCATCAGGCGCACTCCTTCGTGCGCGGCAACTGGCGCAATTCCGAGACGACTTCGCCGATGATTCTGGCCAAGAGCTGTCATGATATGGATATCATGCTTTTCCTGCTCGGCAGAAAATGCCGCAAGGTTTCCAGTTTCGGCAATCTGAATTATTTCCGTCCGGAAAAACGGCCGGCCGGTGCGGCGGACCGTTGTCTGGATTGTCCGCTGTGCGACAGTTGCATCTATTCGGCCAAAACCTTCTATCTGCGGAAGCTGTATTCCGGCGACCATTATTGGCCGTTGAATGTCATCACCCGCGATTTTACCGAGCAGGGCGTGTTGAATGCGCTGCGGGAAGGACCGTACGGCCGCTGCGTGTTCGCCTGCGACAACAATGTCGTCGACAACCAGGTGGTCTGCATGGATTTCGAAGGGGATGTTTCGGCCTCTTTCACGATGACGGCATTCACGCCGGACGGCGGCCGGGAAACCGAATTCATGGGGACGCACGGCCGGGTGTACGGCGACGGCCGCTATATCACCGTCCAGCGTTTCGGCGCGGAGGAGACCGTCACCTATGATACGGAAGTGGCCGGCGGCATGTTCTCCGGGGGGCACGGCGGCGGCGACCAGGCGATGATGCATGAATTCTACGAGGCGATCACCGCCAACGATCCTTCGCTGCTCTGTTCCGGGCCGGATATTTCGCTGATGGGCCATTTGATGGCTTTTGCGGCGGAGGAATCGCGGATCACCGGCAAGACCATCACGCTGAGTTGA
- a CDS encoding DUF819 domain-containing protein: protein MIQNGFSYLALLVFLAGGLKILEERVKGKWFEYVPAVVCLYLLTMLLGSSGLWEMNEEIRQLSAALQANLMPAMLFLMLLKSDLRRIVRLGGRLLLAFFIASFSIAAGFILTFALFRSLLEPDSWKAFAALCGSWIGGSANMMALKGMLEVPNAQFGYTLLMDSVDYSLWLMVLLALVPYAHKFNRWTRADSGVLEEITRKLEREAEHDRRHITFGDLIFLLGLGLGVAAVAQLAGSWLPVSDYIRSSTWTVLLVTVAGCLLAMTPIGKLPGTLELSNTMLYILIALIGSMVNLSELQAAPLYIALGLVIIAFHALIMAGAARLLRFDLFTCGVASLANIGGVASATIIAATYSPVLIPVGVLMAMLGFITGTGVGMLVGRILSLL, encoded by the coding sequence ATGATTCAAAACGGTTTCAGCTATCTGGCGCTGCTGGTTTTCCTGGCCGGCGGCCTGAAAATTCTTGAAGAGCGCGTCAAAGGCAAGTGGTTCGAATACGTGCCGGCGGTGGTTTGCCTTTACCTGTTGACCATGCTGCTCGGCAGCTCCGGCCTCTGGGAAATGAATGAGGAGATCCGGCAGTTGTCTGCCGCTTTGCAGGCCAATTTGATGCCGGCGATGCTGTTCCTGATGTTGCTGAAAAGCGATTTGCGGCGTATTGTCCGGCTGGGCGGCCGGCTGCTGCTGGCATTCTTCATCGCTTCGTTCAGCATCGCCGCCGGCTTTATTCTGACGTTTGCCTTGTTTCGTTCGCTGCTGGAACCGGACAGTTGGAAAGCGTTTGCGGCGCTCTGCGGCAGTTGGATCGGCGGTTCGGCCAATATGATGGCGTTGAAGGGAATGCTGGAAGTGCCGAATGCCCAATTCGGTTATACGCTGCTGATGGATTCGGTTGATTATTCGCTGTGGCTGATGGTGCTGCTGGCCCTGGTGCCGTATGCGCACAAATTCAACCGCTGGACGAGAGCGGACAGCGGCGTGCTGGAGGAAATCACCCGCAAGCTGGAGCGGGAGGCGGAACATGACCGGCGGCATATCACGTTCGGCGATTTGATTTTTCTGCTCGGCCTGGGGCTGGGGGTGGCGGCGGTGGCCCAACTGGCCGGCTCCTGGCTGCCGGTCAGCGACTATATCCGGAGTTCGACCTGGACGGTGCTGCTGGTGACGGTGGCCGGCTGCCTGCTGGCGATGACGCCGATCGGCAAATTGCCGGGAACGCTGGAATTGTCCAATACGATGCTTTACATCCTGATCGCCCTGATCGGTTCGATGGTCAATCTGAGCGAACTGCAGGCGGCGCCGCTTTATATTGCGCTCGGCCTGGTGATCATTGCCTTCCATGCGTTGATCATGGCCGGCGCCGCCCGGCTGTTGCGCTTCGATTTGTTCACCTGCGGCGTCGCGTCGCTGGCCAATATCGGCGGCGTCGCGTCGGCGACGATCATCGCGGCGACCTATTCGCCGGTGTTGATTCCGGTCGGAGTGTTGATGGCGATGCTCGGCTTCATTACCGGCACCGGCGTCGGCATGCTGGTCGGCCGGATTCTTTCATTGCTGTGA